The following are encoded together in the Streptomyces sp. NBC_01717 genome:
- a CDS encoding AMP-binding protein: protein MPLLERICRHTLTTPDAPAMILNDDVLSYLELDRRSDAIAEHLAQRGAGPETVVGLCDQPHPDWLAALLGILKAGAALLPLYTTYPAGRVQTMLADASVETVCVTGPPARNLADFTGRLLDCTQPLPPEHIRAS from the coding sequence ATGCCACTCCTAGAACGGATCTGCCGGCACACCCTCACCACACCAGATGCCCCAGCGATGATCCTCAACGACGACGTGCTCAGCTATCTCGAGTTGGACCGGCGCTCCGACGCGATCGCCGAACATCTCGCCCAACGGGGTGCTGGACCAGAGACCGTCGTGGGCCTGTGCGACCAGCCCCACCCGGACTGGCTGGCCGCCCTGCTGGGAATCCTCAAGGCTGGTGCGGCCCTCCTGCCCCTGTACACGACCTACCCCGCAGGTCGTGTACAGACCATGCTGGCGGACGCGTCTGTAGAGACAGTGTGTGTGACAGGACCGCCCGCGCGGAACCTGGCTGACTTCACGGGACGTCTGCTCGACTGCACCCAGCCGCTGCCGCCCGAGCACATTCGTGCCTCCTGA
- a CDS encoding transposase produces MPAPRKYPDELRERAVREVQTSGRPVAHVAKDLGIHKEALRGWVRQAEADKGDRPDLLTTAERTELTQLRKEIAELRRANEILKAASVFFAKELDQPRTRLTR; encoded by the coding sequence ATGCCTGCACCACGGAAGTACCCCGACGAGCTGCGTGAGCGTGCCGTCCGCGAAGTCCAGACCTCCGGTCGTCCGGTCGCTCATGTCGCGAAGGACCTGGGCATCCACAAGGAGGCCCTGCGCGGCTGGGTCCGCCAGGCCGAGGCGGACAAGGGCGACCGGCCTGATCTGCTGACCACCGCCGAACGGACCGAGCTGACCCAACTCCGCAAAGAAATAGCCGAGTTGCGTCGGGCCAACGAGATCCTCAAGGCCGCCTCGGTGTTTTTCGCGAAGGAGCTCGACCAGCCCCGCACGAGGCTGACGCGGTGA
- a CDS encoding IS3 family transposase, whose amino-acid sequence MINHLRDDFGVEPVCRELDLSVSAFNARRRRPKSARRLRDEQLIEHIRRIHDTSGETYGARRIHRQLQREGLTTARCTIERLMREDGLEGVIRGQRRRTTIPEPTAHRPPDLVNRRFTASRPSQLWVADLTYIRTWSGWVYVAFVLDVYSRMIVGWQLATHMRTDLPLDALEMALWRRGIKKGSGLIHHSDRGSQYVSIRYGERLIEAGATASVGSVADSYDCQSFRTGSRKDWVAPAEVV is encoded by the coding sequence GTGATCAACCACCTCCGCGACGACTTCGGGGTCGAGCCCGTATGCCGGGAACTGGACCTCTCGGTTTCGGCATTCAACGCCCGCCGTCGGCGCCCAAAGTCCGCCCGGCGCCTGCGCGACGAACAGCTCATCGAGCACATCCGCCGCATCCACGACACCTCCGGCGAGACCTACGGAGCCCGGCGCATCCACCGCCAGTTGCAGCGCGAGGGCCTCACCACAGCACGTTGCACCATCGAGCGTCTCATGCGCGAAGACGGCCTGGAAGGCGTGATCCGCGGGCAGCGGCGCCGCACCACGATCCCCGAGCCGACCGCGCACAGGCCGCCCGATCTGGTCAACCGACGCTTCACCGCAAGCCGGCCGAGTCAGCTGTGGGTCGCCGACCTCACCTATATCCGCACCTGGTCGGGCTGGGTCTACGTCGCCTTCGTCCTGGACGTGTACTCGCGGATGATCGTCGGCTGGCAGCTCGCCACCCACATGCGGACCGATCTCCCGCTGGACGCGCTGGAGATGGCCTTGTGGCGGCGGGGAATCAAGAAGGGCTCGGGTCTGATTCATCACAGCGATCGCGGGTCGCAATACGTGTCAATTCGGTATGGCGAGCGGTTGATTGAGGCTGGCGCGACGGCATCTGTCGGCTCCGTCGCGGACAGCTATGACTGTCAGTCTTTTCGCACCGGATCCCGCAAGGATTGGGTAGCCCCGGCTGAGGTGGTCTGA
- a CDS encoding IS3 family transposase codes for MTVHPFIEAEKRTGHSVKRACELMKVSRTAFYARRSGLPGPRAVRDAELTEQILEAHAKSRGTYGAPRVHAVLKREGAGCGRRRVARLMRAAGLQGRHRRRRHVTGAVFRPDLSVRDFQPDRTGLDVRWCGDITHVPTDEGWLYLATVIDIASQRVVGWATADHLRTELVADALTAACRQRRPTHPVIFHSDRGCQYTSQLRFPGSRVRGSRCRRSDGQDCHGDALASRLQALIRSRPSGGSACCVPGRAVDRSTPGHSRGQS; via the coding sequence GTGACGGTGCACCCGTTCATCGAGGCGGAGAAGCGGACAGGTCACAGCGTCAAGCGGGCGTGTGAGCTGATGAAGGTCTCCCGGACCGCCTTTTATGCCCGTCGCTCCGGCCTGCCCGGACCCCGCGCGGTGAGGGATGCCGAGCTGACCGAGCAGATTCTCGAGGCCCATGCGAAGTCGCGCGGAACCTACGGGGCCCCGCGCGTGCATGCCGTGCTCAAGCGCGAGGGTGCCGGGTGTGGCCGGCGTCGTGTCGCACGACTGATGCGGGCCGCTGGACTGCAGGGCCGACACCGCAGGCGACGGCATGTGACCGGAGCTGTTTTCCGTCCTGACCTCAGCGTCCGGGACTTCCAGCCCGACCGCACCGGGCTCGATGTCCGCTGGTGCGGCGACATCACGCATGTCCCGACCGACGAGGGCTGGCTCTATCTGGCCACGGTCATCGACATCGCCTCCCAGCGCGTGGTCGGCTGGGCAACCGCCGATCACCTGCGTACCGAGCTGGTGGCCGACGCACTGACAGCCGCCTGCCGACAGCGCCGCCCCACCCATCCCGTGATCTTCCATTCGGATCGCGGGTGTCAGTACACCAGTCAGCTTCGCTTCCCTGGCAGCCGAGTTCGGGGTTCACGCTGTCGCCGGTCGGACGGACAGGACTGTCACGGGGACGCTTTGGCGAGTCGGCTCCAGGCTCTTATCAGGTCACGTCCGTCCGGCGGCAGCGCTTGCTGCGTGCCCGGCCGGGCGGTCGACAGATCAACGCCAGGACACTCACGGGGTCAGTCATAA
- a CDS encoding transposase — MESMGKKKPRRPRRSFTPEFKAEIVGLCRRGDRSVGQVARDFELTETAVRDWVKQAEVDADERNGLTSSEREELAALRRENRRLREDVDVLKRATAFFAKETR; from the coding sequence ATGGAGAGCATGGGGAAGAAGAAACCTCGCCGCCCGCGCCGTTCGTTCACGCCGGAGTTCAAGGCGGAGATCGTCGGTCTGTGCCGTCGTGGTGACCGCTCGGTCGGGCAGGTCGCCAGAGACTTCGAACTGACCGAGACCGCGGTGCGGGACTGGGTCAAGCAGGCCGAGGTCGACGCGGACGAGCGAAACGGGCTGACCAGCAGTGAGCGCGAGGAACTGGCCGCGTTGCGGCGGGAGAACCGCCGGCTGCGCGAGGATGTCGACGTCCTCAAGCGGGCCACAGCTTTCTTCGCGAAGGAGACCCGGTGA
- the tnpA gene encoding IS200/IS605 family transposase produces MSPRWKSNPDIRTGRHVTYDLHAHLVFVTKYRRDVFDDAMLKRCEEIMREVCASFETELREFNGEADHVHLLVHYPPKVALSKLINSLKGVSSRYLRAEYTGRINRIGMGSVFWSRSYFAGSCGGAPLTVIRQYIEGQKRPI; encoded by the coding sequence ATGTCACCACGCTGGAAGTCAAACCCCGATATCCGCACCGGACGCCACGTCACCTACGACCTCCACGCACACTTGGTGTTTGTCACCAAGTATCGGCGTGACGTTTTCGATGACGCCATGCTCAAACGGTGCGAGGAGATCATGCGAGAGGTCTGCGCCAGCTTCGAGACAGAGCTACGCGAGTTCAACGGCGAGGCGGATCACGTGCACCTGTTGGTGCACTACCCGCCAAAAGTCGCCCTGTCCAAACTGATCAACTCCCTCAAGGGCGTCAGCTCCCGGTACCTGCGGGCCGAGTACACCGGCCGCATCAACCGGATCGGCATGGGGTCAGTGTTCTGGTCCCGCTCCTACTTCGCAGGATCATGCGGCGGTGCACCGCTGACCGTGATCCGCCAATACATCGAAGGCCAGAAGCGGCCTATCTGA